One genomic segment of Erinaceus europaeus chromosome 18, mEriEur2.1, whole genome shotgun sequence includes these proteins:
- the LOC103123131 gene encoding ATP synthase subunit e, mitochondrial, with protein sequence MVPPVQVSPLIKLGRYSALFLGVAYGAKRYSYLKPRAEEERRVAAEEKKQQDELKRRERELAEARDDSILK encoded by the coding sequence ATGGTTCCACCGGTGCAGGTCTCTCCGCTCATCAAGCTTGGCCGCTACTCCGCCCTGTTCCTCGGCGTGGCTTATGGAGCCAAGCGCTACAGCTACCTGAAGCCCAGGGCAGAGGAGGAGCGGAGGGTGGCGGcggaggagaagaagcagcaggatGAGCTgaagcggagagagagagagctggcagAAGCCCGTGACGACAGCATACTCAAGTGA